The stretch of DNA TAcccgcgatgggcgccgcggccgcgaggctgcgcgagctcgcggagtgCACCggggcgacgtgcgcgaggggTTACGGGtgcgggctcggcgcgacgggcgaggccAACGAGCGAGCTTTTTTCTTGGCGAGGATCGTTCGGATCCAGGAGgagagcgcgagcggggtcggggcggagggcgggcggcggcgtcgtaaGAAGGCGTCGCAGTACCTTCaggtcggcgcggacgtggcgaGGGAGTTGGCCGCGCTCGGGACGTTCGGGGTTACCGCGTGAGACGGACGATGAAGCGTGGGCGTGACGTTTTATTCCAAGCGCAGTTGAAAAGAAAGAATATTGTTGACTCAGGCTGGGACGCGGCAGGCGAGTCGCTTGACgatctcgtccgcggagaCCCTGCCGGAGACGCGAAGCTCCTCCAGAAATGCGTGCAGCTCCGATCGCTCGCAGTTGTCCATGGCGATGCGCGTCCGCTCGCACGCGATCctctccacctccgcccTCTCCCGCCTCAATTGCTGCTCCATAAACGCGTTCTCTGCGCGGCGAATATCGGACTGGCGCCTCTTTCTCTCCCACTCCGACTCCATCACCGGCACCAAgaggggcgggggagggggcATTAGCTTGATGGCTTCCTGCTCGTGCACGCTGGTGGCGCTGCAGTGCGGCCGCTTTCGGATGACGGTGACGGTCGTGCTCATGTTCGAATGGGTGTGGTGGCGCGTTCGTTTCGTTTCACGCGTTCGTTTTGTGAGCGTTTTTCTCTGCGAAATAGTTTTTCGACCGAGAAATCCAGCCGTGGGGCAAATCGCGAAAAAGTCCGAGGCCCAACCGGcacccctcggcaccccggtGACTCGTCAGACTGCAAGTGATTCTTAATTAGCATTCGTGTCAGACTAAATACACTGTGCGAGACAAAAATTTCCAGATCTGTTCTCCGTTTGACGGAGGCGGGACGGCGTTTATTTTCCTATTTCCCGCCGTTTGGCACAGGCGATTCGGTCCACGGCCGCATTCGAGCCACAAACGCGTTCGAAACGACGCGTGCTTTCGCCACCTgaagcgacgacgcgtcgacaAGTGTAAAACGTATTGATTCCGTTTGGGTGCCCACGCCCGTCCATTTAGCTCACGCGCCGGCGATACCCCTCGGGTCCGTATCCGCCACCGCACGTCCCCCGCACTCTCAGGTGGTGTCAGCACCGCGTGAGATCGCAGAAGACGCCCAGAAGAACACTCGGCGCACCACCGCGACTCGGCTCGCGCCCCGGACACGTCAACA from Micromonas commoda chromosome 3, complete sequence encodes:
- a CDS encoding predicted protein, encoding MSTTVTVIRKRPHCSATSVHEQEAIKLMPPPPPLLVPVMESEWERKRRQSDIRRAENAFMEQQLRRERAEVERIACERTRIAMDNCERSELHAFLEELRVSGRVSADEIVKRLACRVPA